The following are encoded in a window of Gopherus flavomarginatus isolate rGopFla2 chromosome 10, rGopFla2.mat.asm, whole genome shotgun sequence genomic DNA:
- the INPP1 gene encoding LOW QUALITY PROTEIN: inositol polyphosphate 1-phosphatase (The sequence of the model RefSeq protein was modified relative to this genomic sequence to represent the inferred CDS: inserted 1 base in 1 codon; deleted 2 bases in 2 codons; substituted 7 bases at 7 genomic stop codons) yields MTAPRWGKFPGLEKNIAGEKSNEFTNELGKKDQKLPFTQXEEAAXFLSKVLAGNILASKLLAEVVHXDVAFIGPLDAVKEINIPQDIMSIWVDTIDSSSQXIKGSADVQPNXGVFPSGLQCVTILTGAYDIQTGMPLMLVINKPFAAQDPRSSQLAFSVGKGFHPWSQHATGYKSLXVIQGFVDIYLISEDSTFKWNCYALHAVLRSLGGGIVDLKECLMRXQEIMRDAPHLLYNVEVXGATETEKWASKGGVAAYRSEKLLGSFKSSDSKPLFDQCVTINCQSTC; encoded by the exons ATGACTGCTCCAAGGTGGGGTAAG TTTCCAGGTTTGGAAAAAAACATTGCTGGGGAGAAATCCAATGAATTTACTAATGAGCTGGGGAA AAAAGATCAAAAGTTACCATTTACTCAATGAGAGGAAGCTGCATAGTTTCTTAGTAAAGTTCTTGCTGGGAACATTCTGGCATCAAAGTTACTAGCTGAAGTAGTTCATTAGGATGTTGCATTTATAGGCCCACTGGATGCAGTAAAGGAGATAAACATTCCACAAGATATTATGAGTATCTGGGTGGATACTATAG ATTCCAGTTCACAGTAAATAAAAGGTTCTGCAGATGTCCAGCCAA AAGGAGTTTTCCCATCTGGGCTTCAGTGTGTAACTATTTTAACTGGAGCATATGACATACAAACTGGGATGCCT TTGATGTTAGTCATCAATAAACCATTTGCAGCACAAGATCCAAGATCCAG tcaactggcgTTTTCCGTGGGAAaaggatttcacccatggtctCAACATGCAACTGGTTACAAAAGCCTTTGAGTTATACAAGGTTTTGTTGATATTTATCTCATTTCAGAAGATTCCACGTTCAAGTGGAACTGCTATGCCCTGCATGCTGTGCTGAGATCCTTAGGAGGA GGAATAGTAGACTTGAAAGAATGCTTAATGAGGTGACAAGAAATAATGCGTGATGCGCCACATTTACTATATAATGTAGAAGTTTAAGGGGCCACTGAAACAGAAAAATGGGCCAGTAAAGGTGGGGTTGCAGCTTACAGATCTGAGAAACTTTTGGGAAGCTTTAAGTCTTCTGATTCAAAACCTCTGTTTGATCAATGTGTTACCATAAATTGTCAATCAACCTGCTGA